One Gemmatimonadota bacterium genomic region harbors:
- a CDS encoding FAD-dependent oxidoreductase, producing MTARAGEVVAVIGAGPAGLVAARYLASEGFRPVLFDAADRVGGQWRVGDGDSGVWPGMRTNTSRITTAFSDLAHPAGTAAYPTGDEIGAYLQRFAASAGILADARFGCEVTEIEPLPDGQWGVTWRDAHTALHREPFARVVVASGRYRRPFTPAIEGLRSFTGSGGVSHVAANRGPLRFQGQRVLVAGHSISAVEVASELALKGAARVVVSSRRHRYVLQKLIAGVPIEHRVYTRYAALAARALPTAVVADTFRDFIVRSCGHPTQFGAPCHAENPYEAGFTQNQYYLPLVAEGRIHPRPWLVQVDGTRATFADGSHEDVDTIVCGTGYTLDLPFLGPAARAALAPDAHQVDLYDLTFHPDLPNLAVVGMFEQSGPYFTPLELQARWVAYTWSGRVAGPSIEVIREGLAACRARRGQPQVQRMHLVCDLFAGHAGVEPDVARWPGLERALLFGVQSPARFRLQGPDALADAAAQLRADVSAFGALDQAALTEAESAQLRRLSAV from the coding sequence GTGACAGCGCGCGCGGGCGAGGTGGTCGCGGTCATCGGCGCGGGCCCGGCTGGGCTCGTCGCCGCGCGCTACCTCGCGTCGGAGGGGTTTCGTCCGGTGCTGTTCGACGCTGCCGACCGGGTGGGGGGCCAATGGCGCGTCGGCGACGGGGACAGCGGTGTGTGGCCCGGGATGCGGACGAACACGAGCCGGATCACGACGGCGTTCAGCGACCTCGCCCACCCTGCTGGCACGGCGGCGTATCCCACCGGCGACGAGATCGGCGCCTATCTCCAACGCTTTGCGGCATCCGCGGGCATCCTCGCCGACGCACGATTCGGCTGCGAGGTCACCGAGATCGAGCCGCTTCCCGACGGCCAGTGGGGCGTAACGTGGCGCGACGCGCATACCGCGCTCCACCGCGAGCCCTTCGCCCGCGTCGTCGTTGCGTCTGGACGTTATCGGCGACCATTCACCCCTGCGATCGAGGGGCTCCGGTCGTTTACTGGATCGGGCGGCGTCTCCCACGTCGCCGCGAACCGTGGCCCCCTGCGCTTCCAGGGGCAACGCGTGCTCGTCGCCGGGCACAGCATTAGCGCGGTCGAAGTCGCAAGTGAGCTGGCCCTCAAGGGGGCGGCCCGTGTGGTGGTGTCGTCACGCCGGCACCGCTACGTCCTGCAGAAACTCATCGCGGGCGTCCCGATTGAGCACAGGGTCTACACGCGCTATGCAGCGCTGGCCGCTCGCGCGTTACCGACCGCCGTAGTCGCCGACACCTTTCGCGACTTCATCGTGCGCAGCTGTGGCCACCCCACCCAGTTCGGCGCACCCTGCCACGCGGAGAATCCCTACGAGGCGGGGTTCACGCAGAACCAGTATTACTTGCCCCTCGTCGCCGAGGGCCGGATTCATCCCCGTCCCTGGCTGGTGCAGGTGGATGGCACGCGCGCGACATTCGCGGATGGATCCCACGAGGATGTCGACACCATCGTTTGCGGCACCGGCTACACCCTCGACCTGCCGTTCCTTGGGCCCGCCGCGCGTGCGGCGCTCGCCCCGGACGCACATCAGGTCGACCTCTACGACCTCACCTTCCATCCGGACCTCCCCAACCTCGCGGTCGTCGGGATGTTCGAGCAGTCGGGGCCCTACTTCACCCCGTTGGAACTGCAGGCACGTTGGGTGGCGTACACATGGAGCGGTCGCGTGGCCGGGCCGAGCATTGAGGTGATACGTGAGGGGCTCGCTGCCTGTCGTGCGCGTCGCGGCCAGCCACAGGTGCAGCGCATGCACCTCGTGTGTGATTTGTTCGCGGGCCACGCCGGTGTGGAGCCTGACGTGGCGCGGTGGCCCGGGCTGGAGCGCGCGCTCCTGTTCGGCGTGCAGTCGCCAGCCCGGTTTCGCTTGCAGGGACCGGATGCACTCGCAGACGCCGCGGCGCAGTTGCGGGCCGATGTGAGCGCCTTTGGCGCCCTGGATCAGGCGGCGCTCACCGAGGCGGAATCAGCACAGCTGCGGAGGCTATCTGCAGTGTGA
- a CDS encoding CocE/NonD family hydrolase: MNLAKTMLTLVGSNARAAAVAALLATSAGAQQDRVSRPGEYRGYSAPTYDGYRRTSFYVPMRDGVRLAVDLLRPTRNGQLPTERLPVVWTHHRYNRAFFSGDTLVDYASGFGRGIDVLLHHGYIVAAVDTRGGGASFGTQQGFFMPEEAADAREMTEWLAVQPWSSGKVGMTGRSYLGITQLFAAAQAPPHLVAIFPEMYVFEWWPFIHPGGIFRDDFFTKWQYLTRQLDNAATFTWGPLRFSGVAPVDGPTGRAQRDTAIRGHTVNRDMFTMWRDVPFRDSRDPVSGREILAERSPSTYLKQINASGVAVYGLAGWMDAFPRDAFLWHANLTVPQKLVVGPWFHGQTTGFDLAAERLRWFDYWLKGIDNGIMREPPIRYHVMEAPAGREWRSTRSWPPAGTRRTSWFLAGARGSDKSLAPNRPRAATAADSQVVDTTASLGPGNRWANTYGGDVGYPDLAPNDAKGFAFTSAPLSRPMEVIGHPIVHLWITSSTRDADLMVTLSDVDPTGRSTYVTEGVLRASRRAQGRPPYRNLGLPWPSGRSADVRPLGDAPEEVTLDLLPTARHFKAGHRIRLTINGADRQTHLAVPNGAPMLTLFRDARHPSRVDLPIGPTTR; encoded by the coding sequence ATGAACCTGGCCAAGACAATGCTGACCCTGGTCGGCAGCAACGCACGGGCAGCGGCCGTCGCCGCCCTCCTCGCCACCTCCGCCGGTGCACAACAAGACCGGGTGTCGCGCCCCGGCGAGTACCGCGGGTACTCGGCCCCCACGTACGACGGGTACCGACGCACCTCGTTCTACGTGCCGATGCGCGACGGGGTCCGGCTCGCCGTGGACCTCTTGCGGCCTACGCGCAATGGCCAGCTGCCGACCGAGCGACTCCCGGTCGTGTGGACCCACCACCGCTACAACCGCGCGTTTTTTTCGGGTGACACGTTGGTCGACTACGCCTCGGGGTTCGGGCGCGGCATCGACGTCTTGCTGCACCACGGCTACATCGTCGCCGCGGTCGACACGCGCGGCGGCGGCGCCTCGTTTGGCACGCAGCAGGGCTTCTTCATGCCCGAGGAAGCCGCCGACGCGCGCGAGATGACCGAGTGGCTCGCGGTCCAGCCGTGGTCCAGCGGGAAGGTCGGGATGACCGGGCGATCGTACCTGGGGATCACGCAGCTCTTTGCGGCCGCGCAGGCCCCGCCGCACCTCGTGGCGATCTTCCCGGAGATGTACGTCTTCGAGTGGTGGCCGTTCATCCACCCCGGGGGGATCTTCCGCGACGACTTCTTCACCAAGTGGCAGTACCTCACGCGCCAGCTGGACAATGCAGCGACGTTCACGTGGGGACCGTTGCGCTTCAGCGGCGTGGCCCCGGTCGACGGCCCAACCGGGCGCGCCCAGCGCGATACCGCGATCCGCGGCCACACGGTCAACCGCGACATGTTCACGATGTGGCGCGACGTCCCCTTCCGCGACAGCCGCGATCCGGTGTCCGGGCGGGAGATCCTCGCCGAACGCTCGCCGTCGACCTACCTCAAGCAGATCAATGCATCCGGGGTGGCCGTTTACGGCCTGGCCGGATGGATGGATGCCTTTCCGCGCGATGCGTTCCTGTGGCACGCGAACCTCACCGTCCCGCAGAAGCTCGTCGTCGGCCCCTGGTTCCACGGCCAGACCACGGGCTTCGACCTGGCCGCCGAGCGGCTGCGCTGGTTCGACTACTGGCTCAAGGGGATCGACAACGGGATCATGCGCGAACCGCCCATCCGCTATCACGTGATGGAGGCGCCCGCTGGTCGCGAGTGGCGGAGCACGCGGAGCTGGCCCCCCGCGGGGACGCGGCGCACCTCCTGGTTCCTCGCCGGGGCGCGCGGAAGCGACAAGAGCCTCGCCCCCAACCGCCCCCGCGCCGCGACCGCCGCCGACAGCCAGGTGGTCGACACGACAGCCTCGTTAGGCCCGGGCAACCGCTGGGCGAACACGTACGGTGGCGACGTAGGCTACCCCGACCTCGCGCCCAATGACGCGAAGGGGTTCGCCTTCACTTCCGCGCCGCTCTCGCGCCCCATGGAGGTCATCGGGCACCCCATCGTCCACCTGTGGATCACCTCATCCACACGCGACGCGGACCTGATGGTCACCCTGAGCGATGTCGACCCCACCGGTCGCTCCACCTATGTCACCGAGGGCGTCCTCCGCGCCTCGCGGCGCGCGCAGGGCCGGCCACCGTACCGCAATCTGGGGCTGCCCTGGCCCAGTGGACGCAGTGCGGACGTTCGCCCGTTAGGCGACGCGCCAGAGGAAGTGACCCTCGACCTGCTGCCCACGGCACGGCACTTCAAGGCCGGGCATCGCATCCGCCTCACGATCAATGGGGCCGACCGGCAAACACACCTGGCCGTCCCCAACGGCGCCCCGATGCTCACGCTGTTCCGCGACGCCCGGCACCCGTCGCGGGTCGACCTGCCCATCGGACCCACCACCCGGTGA
- the ggt gene encoding gamma-glutamyltransferase: protein MPLRVHPALLVACATFIMSESLAAQEAPRPTVGRSMVTTRLGIVASSSPLAAKAGTQVLEMGGNAVDAAIAANAVIALTEPSGDGIGGDLFAIIYDAKSGQLHGLNAAGWAPKALNAEVLRAKGQTAVRGIHSVTVPGAVAGWDAMRRKFGSLGFADLLAPAIYYAEEGFPVTEQVARMWGRAVDRLDNNAYTKATFLLDGTRAPKEGEVFRNPDLGRTFRRIAERGRDGFYAGPVAEAIVKLSKEEGGLMELDDLRALEAEWVTPISTTYRGWTVYELPAPTQGIAALMMLNLMEQAPIAEWGFHSAKSLHYMIEAKKLAYADMLKYTADPHFTKVPTAAMLDKKVAAERARLIDLARAACTVTPATYQSVAGLQGSETIYLTVVDKDGNMVSLIQSIYSEFGSALTAPGTGVLLHNRGSLFSLDAASVNVLAGRKRPLHTIIPAFMEKDGTRISFGIMGGWNQSQAHAQFVSNIADFGMTIQQALEAGRFSKNSFDGCDVNIESLVPAPVIDALKAGGHAVTTVGPRSGTFGWGQAVLRGPAGVNFGASEPRHDGAAIPQGAPVRKP, encoded by the coding sequence ATGCCCTTGCGCGTCCACCCTGCCCTCCTCGTCGCGTGCGCGACCTTTATCATGAGTGAATCTCTCGCCGCCCAGGAGGCACCCCGCCCCACGGTCGGTCGGTCAATGGTCACCACACGGCTGGGGATCGTGGCATCCAGCTCTCCCCTTGCCGCCAAGGCGGGGACGCAGGTGCTTGAGATGGGAGGGAACGCGGTGGATGCGGCGATTGCTGCCAATGCAGTCATTGCACTCACCGAACCATCGGGTGACGGGATCGGGGGCGACCTCTTCGCGATCATCTACGATGCGAAGTCCGGCCAGCTCCACGGGCTGAATGCGGCCGGCTGGGCGCCGAAGGCGCTGAATGCGGAGGTGCTCCGGGCCAAGGGACAGACCGCGGTGCGTGGCATCCACAGCGTGACGGTCCCCGGTGCGGTGGCCGGCTGGGATGCCATGCGCCGGAAGTTTGGCTCGTTAGGCTTTGCCGACCTGCTTGCCCCGGCCATCTACTACGCCGAGGAGGGCTTCCCGGTCACGGAGCAAGTCGCGCGCATGTGGGGACGCGCGGTCGACCGCCTCGACAACAACGCCTACACCAAGGCAACCTTCCTGCTCGACGGAACGCGTGCGCCGAAGGAGGGCGAGGTGTTCCGCAATCCAGACCTGGGCCGGACCTTCCGTCGCATTGCCGAGCGAGGTCGCGACGGGTTTTACGCAGGACCGGTGGCCGAGGCCATCGTGAAGCTCTCGAAGGAGGAGGGCGGCCTGATGGAGCTCGACGACCTGCGCGCCCTCGAGGCGGAGTGGGTCACGCCGATCTCCACCACGTACCGCGGGTGGACGGTGTACGAACTCCCCGCCCCCACGCAGGGGATCGCGGCGTTGATGATGCTCAACCTGATGGAGCAGGCCCCGATCGCCGAGTGGGGATTTCATAGCGCGAAGAGCCTGCACTACATGATCGAGGCGAAGAAGCTCGCCTACGCCGACATGTTGAAGTACACGGCGGACCCGCACTTCACGAAGGTCCCAACGGCCGCGATGCTGGACAAGAAGGTGGCCGCCGAGCGCGCCCGCTTGATCGACCTCGCGCGCGCGGCCTGCACGGTGACCCCGGCCACCTACCAGTCGGTGGCGGGACTTCAGGGCAGCGAGACGATCTACCTGACGGTGGTCGACAAGGACGGCAACATGGTCTCGCTGATCCAGAGTATCTATTCAGAGTTTGGGTCGGCCCTGACGGCACCGGGGACCGGGGTACTCCTGCACAACCGCGGGAGTCTCTTCTCGCTCGACGCGGCGTCGGTCAACGTCCTCGCCGGACGCAAGCGGCCCCTGCACACGATCATCCCCGCATTCATGGAGAAGGACGGCACGCGCATTTCGTTCGGGATCATGGGCGGATGGAACCAGTCGCAGGCGCACGCGCAGTTCGTGTCCAACATCGCCGACTTCGGGATGACGATCCAGCAGGCCCTGGAAGCCGGCCGCTTCTCGAAAAACTCGTTCGACGGTTGCGACGTGAACATCGAGTCGCTGGTGCCGGCGCCCGTGATCGATGCGCTGAAGGCGGGAGGGCACGCGGTGACCACGGTCGGGCCCCGCTCCGGAACGTTTGGGTGGGGACAGGCGGTGCTCCGTGGCCCGGCCGGTGTGAACTTCGGCGCGAGCGAGCCACGCCACGACGGCGCCGCCATCCCCCAGGGCGCACCCGTCCGAAAGCCATGA
- the soxC gene encoding sulfite dehydrogenase has translation MSDSGHDAAAGTGALTRRAMVGGAAAAAGALIFSTLPEAAGGQGSVASAPPLIPVPPDPTKVLGAPTSAVSVRSPFVVTGRNPTGAVSGSSLTPLHQFSGNITPADLQFERHHAGVPTIDPATWQLMVHGLVDREMIFTLDDLMSLPSETRVHFLECSGNGRLAFKGSRPDLSPQNIDGLLCNAEWTGVPVKTLLAEVGVKSGAEWALAEGGDAALMSRSVPMAKLMDDAMLVYAQNGEPLRPAGGFPVRLFLPGWEGNTNVKWLRRLELVSEPNMSKDETSKYTDPLPNNTARIFSFDLDAKSTITYPTFPNTVKKPGWVQVSGLAWSGRGRITAVDVSVDGGASWVQARLAGEPQPKAAIRFTHMWKWDGAPATLMSRAVDDTGYVQPTLAVFREGRGPGTDYHYNHIRAWKVAADGVVTYSGEV, from the coding sequence ATGTCTGATTCGGGTCACGATGCGGCCGCCGGAACCGGCGCGCTCACCCGTCGCGCGATGGTTGGTGGCGCCGCCGCCGCGGCCGGCGCCCTGATCTTCTCCACCTTGCCCGAGGCCGCGGGTGGTCAGGGATCGGTGGCCAGTGCCCCGCCCCTTATTCCGGTCCCGCCGGACCCGACCAAGGTCCTCGGTGCACCGACGTCGGCGGTAAGCGTGCGGTCGCCGTTTGTCGTGACAGGTCGGAATCCCACCGGTGCCGTCTCCGGGAGCTCGCTGACGCCACTCCACCAGTTCAGCGGGAACATCACGCCGGCCGACCTGCAGTTCGAGCGGCACCACGCAGGGGTTCCGACGATCGATCCGGCCACCTGGCAGCTAATGGTCCACGGACTGGTCGATCGCGAGATGATCTTCACGCTCGACGACCTCATGTCCCTGCCGTCGGAGACCCGCGTCCACTTCCTGGAGTGTTCGGGGAACGGGCGCCTGGCGTTCAAGGGGTCGCGTCCGGATCTCTCGCCCCAGAACATCGATGGCCTGTTGTGCAATGCCGAGTGGACCGGGGTGCCAGTCAAGACCCTTCTGGCGGAGGTCGGCGTGAAGTCGGGTGCGGAATGGGCACTGGCCGAAGGGGGCGATGCTGCCCTCATGTCCCGCAGTGTGCCGATGGCCAAGCTGATGGACGACGCGATGCTGGTCTATGCGCAGAACGGAGAACCCTTGCGGCCCGCCGGGGGGTTCCCGGTGCGCTTGTTCCTGCCCGGGTGGGAGGGGAACACCAACGTGAAGTGGTTGCGGCGCCTCGAGCTGGTGTCGGAGCCCAACATGTCGAAGGACGAAACGTCGAAGTACACCGACCCGCTCCCCAACAACACCGCACGCATCTTCTCGTTTGACCTCGATGCGAAATCCACCATCACCTATCCGACCTTCCCGAACACGGTGAAGAAGCCCGGGTGGGTGCAGGTGTCGGGGCTGGCGTGGAGTGGCCGTGGACGGATCACGGCGGTCGATGTGTCGGTAGACGGTGGGGCCAGCTGGGTCCAGGCGCGACTGGCGGGTGAGCCGCAGCCGAAGGCGGCGATCCGGTTCACGCACATGTGGAAGTGGGATGGAGCGCCGGCCACCCTCATGAGTCGTGCGGTGGACGACACAGGGTACGTGCAGCCGACGTTGGCGGTGTTCCGGGAAGGCCGCGGTCCGGGTACCGACTATCACTACAACCACATTCGAGCGTGGAAGGTCGCGGCCGACGGCGTGGTCACCTACTCTGGCGAGGTCTAG
- a CDS encoding cytochrome c yields the protein MRRLTRHVCGGLLLAVIAACTGGSAGSDAGGRGAVRPSEALPATFGVGRAATPAELAAWDLDVNPKGVGLPAGRGTAAEGAVVYAAKCASCHGPTGTDPIAPNPKLVGREPRDFSFANHATGVTKTIGNYWPYATTLYDYIRRAMPQTAPGTLTAGETYAVIAWLLAENEVIPRDQVMDATSLPAVVMPSRDRFVRDDRKGGSGFK from the coding sequence ATGCGACGCTTGACAAGGCACGTGTGCGGTGGCCTGCTCCTGGCGGTGATCGCCGCCTGCACAGGCGGGAGCGCGGGGAGCGACGCGGGGGGGCGCGGCGCCGTGCGTCCATCGGAGGCGCTGCCAGCCACCTTTGGCGTAGGTCGCGCGGCGACGCCGGCGGAGCTCGCGGCATGGGACCTCGACGTGAACCCGAAGGGCGTTGGCCTTCCGGCCGGGCGCGGAACGGCCGCCGAAGGCGCCGTGGTGTACGCAGCGAAATGCGCGTCGTGCCACGGCCCCACCGGGACCGATCCCATCGCGCCGAACCCGAAGCTCGTCGGGCGGGAGCCGCGGGACTTCTCGTTCGCCAACCACGCGACCGGGGTGACCAAGACGATCGGCAACTACTGGCCGTACGCGACCACCCTCTACGACTACATACGGCGTGCCATGCCGCAAACGGCGCCCGGCACGCTGACGGCGGGCGAAACCTACGCCGTGATTGCCTGGCTGCTCGCCGAGAACGAGGTGATCCCCCGTGACCAGGTCATGGATGCCACGAGCCTGCCGGCGGTGGTGATGCCGTCGCGGGATCGGTTCGTTCGCGACGACCGAAAAGGCGGCTCCGGCTTCAAGTAG